One Purpureocillium takamizusanense chromosome 12, complete sequence DNA window includes the following coding sequences:
- the ARG8 gene encoding Acetylornithine transaminase (EggNog:ENOG503NUU1~BUSCO:EOG09262OX9~COG:E): MALNLSLRRQARALAGSTWAASAARGPSQRRRFASNLAAGAQQTIQRDAALPNPDPRDDSPSAALIAEHSPYMVATYARPPPVFVQGEGSWLWDVENRRFLDFTAGIAVTALGHCDAEFARIVADQAATLVHASNLYYNPWTGALSKLLVEKTRELGGMHDADAVFVCNSGSEANEAAIKFARKVGKVLDPSGGKTDVVSFDGAFHGRTMGALSATHNPKYQKPFSPMVSGFRLGRYNDVAAINDAVTESTCGVIVEPIQGEGGVRAATPEFLVALARRCREVGAVLIYDEIQCGLARTGHFWAHSGLPREAHPDIFTSAKALGNGFPIGAVVVNAHVSDKIKVGDHGTTFGGNPMACRLGHYMVGRLADPQLARDVATKGDLFRSRFAALSDRFPGLVSEVRGRGLILGLQLTEDPAPIVKAARERGLLVITAGTNTLRFVPSLLVSEDEINQGVDILEEAIAATRP; the protein is encoded by the exons ATGGCTCTGAACCTGTCCCTTCGGCGCCAGGCGCGGGCACTGGCGGGctcgacgtgggcggcgagcgctgcgcgaggcccgtcgcagcgccggcgctTTGCCTCgaacctggccgccggcgcccagcagACCATCCAG CGCGATGCCGCCCTGCCCAACCCAGACCCCAGGGACGactcgcccagcgcggcgctCATCGCGGAGCACAGCCCCTACATGGTGGCCACGtacgcgcgcccgccgcccgtgttCGTGCAGGGCGAGGGCTCGTGGCTCTGGGACGTGGAGAAccgccgcttcctcgacTTCACGGCGGGCATCGCGGTGACGGCGCTGGGCCACTGCGACGCCGAGTTcgcccgcatcgtcgccgaccaggcGGCCACGCTCGTCCACGCCTCCAACCTCTACTACAACCCCTGGACGGGCGCCTTGTccaagctgctcgtcgaAAAGAcgcgcgagctcggcggcatgcacgacgccgatgccgtcttCGTCTGCAACTCGGGCTCCGAGGccaacgaggccgccatcaagtTCGCCCGCAAGGTCGGCAAGGTGCTCGACCCCTCGGGCGGCAAGACCGACGTCGTCTCCTTTGACGGCGCCTTCCACGGCCGCACCATGGGCGCCCTCTCGGCCACGCACAATCCCAAGTACCAGAAGCCCTTTTCGCCCATGGTGTCGGgcttccgcctcggccgctacaacgacgtggccgccatcaacgacgccgtcaccgagTCGACgtgcggcgtcatcgtcgagcccatccagggcgagggcggcgtgcgggcTGCCACCCCCGagttcctcgtcgccctggcccgccgctgccgcgaggtcggcgccgtcctcatCTACGACGAGATCCAGTGCGGCCTGGCCCGCACCGGCCACTTCTGGGCGCACTCGGGCCTGCCTCGCGAGGCGCACCCGGACATCTTCACCTCGGCCAAGGCTCTCGGTAATGGCTTCcccatcggcgccgtcgtcgtcaacgcccaCGTCAGCGACAAGATCAAGGTCGGCGACCATGGCACTACCTTTGGCGGCAACCCCATGGCTTGCCGTCTCGGCCACTACATggtcggccgcctcgcggACCCGCAGCTGGCCCGCGACGTTGCCACCAAGGGAGACTTGTTCCGGAGCCGCTTCGCTGCCCTGAGCGACCGCTTCcccggcctcgtctccgaggtccgcggccgcgggctcatcctcggcctgcaACTGACCGAGGACCCGGCTCCCATCGTAaaggccgcccgcgagagggggctgctcgtcatcacGGCCGGCACCAACACCCTGCGCTTCGTTCCCAGCCTGCTCGTCTCCGAGGACGAGATCAACCAGGGCGTCGACATCCTGGAGGAGGCTATCGCAGCGACGCGGCCATAG